CTTTTGGTCTTTCCCAAGTTATTAACACTGCATCTTCTCCTAAGGCTTTAATCTGAAATTTCTGAGGAAAAGAAGGGGGATTATGCCAGAAAATAGTAACAGGTTCTGAAAAAGGAGTTTCCACAAGAAAATCCTTAACTACTTTTATTCTGTAAGAATATTCATGACGATGTTTAAGTTCATAATCATAATAAATGAATAAATTTCCTGCTGAATGAAGCTTAGGGGAAAGTTTAATAATTTTTTCTTTTTTCTTAGCTTTAGGAATATCAAGAGGAAGCTCAGTTTTTTCAATAATTAGGCTTTTAATTTTACTTAGAGGATAGCCTCCTTCTGTTTTTGTAGGAAGTGAAATTAAAAGCTCTACTCCTTGGGGAGTTAAATTAACTTCAAAGGAAA
The window above is part of the Thermodesulfobacterium geofontis OPF15 genome. Proteins encoded here:
- a CDS encoding fibronectin type III domain-containing protein, whose amino-acid sequence is MKRFLIIFLLVFFIFSCGKKTEPLPIKESIPKGLSFEVNLTPQGVELLISLPTKTEGGYPLSKIKSLIIEKTELPLDIPKAKKKEKIIKLSPKLHSAGNLFIYYDYELKHRHEYSYRIKVVKDFLVETPFSEPVTIFWHNPPSFPQKFQIKALGEDAVLITWERPKEDIYGLYLEGEIFYQIEKISKGKTELIEIRNKEEYFDKIKPGERVCYNIRAILNFRGTLIPGPKTPDKCVE